A stretch of Comamonadaceae bacterium M7527 DNA encodes these proteins:
- a CDS encoding penicillin acylase family protein: MKRLFSARLGRVITSWLGMAAATASVAAGTTDQVTIRRDDYGVPHIYAQTTYGVFYGYGYAVAQDRLFQMEMTKRSTQGTVAEVLGQDYLKHDQSVRANYWPQDIKDQIELLSADDRAILRGYADGMNAWIKQVRANPSQRMPKQFKDFGFKPSRWTDFDVAMVFVGTMANRYSDANSEIFNLGLRQALIQQHGPSKGAALFDQIKWRTNANAPTTVPLANGRYQPTQIATTQPLPKAAVSPQVALAQAPVHNITTSNFWAVGKAKANGANAVLLNGPQFNWFNPAYVYEVGLHGGGFNVVGNTPFAYPTILFGHNDRIGWGATAGVGDGVDIFAEQLHPTDSKRYRYKNAWHTMQTRVDRIRVKGQAQPLSLAVSRTVHGIVVQSDTQAHVAYAKARAWHGKELQSLMAWTRSTQANNWSQWQSWAQQHALTINWYYADRDGNIGYYHTGAYPARAAGHDPRLPVPGTGEWDWKGNLPTSTNPHVYNPAQGYIANWNNSPQANYPATDHYSILWGSADRVDEITQRLEAKPTLTADDMWNLVQETSSVDLNARLFLPLMREAAQRLPAQSPVHAMMALIKDWDGHNRVATNGFEATTPGSVIVGAWLHAMLQDTLLPLIPEPYRARYAGAGYWSDGGARNPASVNFPAGVKVLYEALLGTKAGVTQTVDALGGRDPRDVATKALQQAYQTLVDKHGSGLSNWRTPMVDVTFSDKNFFGVPQALPSEAISRPFANRGTENNLLVFNAAGVQGWDAVAPGQSGFIASKGQPSPHALDQLDMYLSYGKKPMHFLAQDVQSHQQSVTQLKVIAP, from the coding sequence ATGAAGCGTTTGTTCAGCGCGCGGCTTGGCCGCGTCATCACATCGTGGCTTGGCATGGCCGCCGCCACCGCCTCGGTCGCGGCTGGAACCACCGATCAAGTCACCATTCGCCGTGACGACTACGGCGTGCCACATATCTATGCCCAAACCACCTACGGTGTGTTTTACGGCTACGGCTACGCGGTGGCACAAGACCGGCTCTTTCAAATGGAAATGACCAAGCGCAGCACCCAAGGTACGGTGGCGGAGGTGCTGGGTCAAGACTACCTAAAACACGACCAAAGCGTGCGCGCCAACTACTGGCCGCAAGACATCAAAGACCAAATTGAGTTGTTATCAGCCGACGACCGTGCCATTTTGCGTGGCTACGCCGACGGTATGAATGCCTGGATCAAACAGGTGCGCGCCAACCCCAGCCAACGCATGCCTAAACAGTTCAAGGACTTTGGCTTTAAGCCCTCGCGCTGGACAGATTTTGACGTGGCCATGGTGTTTGTAGGCACCATGGCCAACCGCTACAGCGACGCCAACAGCGAAATCTTTAACCTTGGCCTGCGTCAAGCGTTAATTCAGCAGCACGGCCCATCCAAAGGCGCGGCCTTGTTTGATCAAATCAAGTGGCGCACCAACGCCAACGCCCCCACCACCGTGCCACTGGCCAACGGACGCTACCAACCCACCCAGATCGCCACGACGCAACCGCTGCCCAAGGCTGCGGTTTCACCGCAAGTGGCATTGGCCCAAGCACCGGTGCACAACATCACCACCAGCAACTTCTGGGCCGTTGGCAAAGCCAAAGCCAACGGTGCCAACGCGGTGTTGCTGAACGGGCCGCAGTTCAATTGGTTTAACCCCGCGTATGTCTACGAGGTGGGGCTGCACGGTGGCGGCTTCAACGTGGTTGGCAACACCCCATTTGCCTATCCCACGATCTTGTTCGGCCACAACGATCGCATCGGTTGGGGCGCCACGGCGGGTGTGGGCGACGGTGTGGATATTTTTGCCGAGCAACTGCACCCCACAGACAGCAAACGGTACCGCTACAAGAATGCGTGGCACACCATGCAAACCCGCGTCGATCGCATCCGCGTAAAGGGTCAAGCCCAGCCACTGAGTTTGGCGGTATCGCGCACGGTGCACGGCATCGTGGTGCAGTCCGATACCCAAGCCCACGTGGCATACGCCAAAGCGCGGGCGTGGCACGGCAAGGAGCTGCAATCCCTTATGGCGTGGACCCGCTCCACCCAAGCCAACAATTGGTCGCAATGGCAAAGCTGGGCGCAACAGCACGCTTTAACCATCAACTGGTACTACGCCGACCGCGACGGCAACATTGGTTACTACCACACCGGCGCCTACCCCGCGCGCGCAGCGGGCCACGACCCGCGCCTACCGGTGCCGGGCACCGGTGAATGGGACTGGAAAGGCAACCTGCCCACCAGCACCAACCCCCATGTGTACAACCCCGCCCAAGGCTATATTGCCAACTGGAACAACTCGCCACAGGCCAACTACCCGGCCACCGACCACTACAGCATTCTGTGGGGCAGCGCCGACCGGGTGGACGAAATCACCCAACGCTTGGAGGCCAAGCCCACACTGACCGCCGACGATATGTGGAACCTGGTGCAAGAGACCAGCTCGGTTGATCTAAACGCCCGGTTATTCTTGCCCCTGATGCGCGAGGCTGCCCAACGCCTGCCGGCGCAAAGCCCGGTGCACGCCATGATGGCCCTGATCAAAGACTGGGACGGCCACAACCGCGTGGCAACCAACGGCTTTGAGGCCACCACGCCTGGCAGCGTGATCGTGGGCGCCTGGCTGCACGCTATGCTACAAGACACGCTGCTGCCACTCATTCCAGAACCCTACCGCGCGCGCTACGCCGGTGCCGGTTACTGGTCCGATGGCGGCGCGCGCAACCCAGCCTCGGTTAACTTCCCAGCGGGGGTGAAGGTGTTGTACGAGGCGCTGCTGGGCACAAAAGCTGGCGTAACTCAAACCGTCGATGCCCTGGGCGGACGTGACCCACGCGATGTGGCGACCAAGGCCCTGCAACAGGCCTACCAAACCTTGGTAGACAAGCACGGCTCGGGGCTATCCAACTGGCGCACCCCCATGGTGGACGTGACCTTTAGTGACAAAAACTTTTTTGGTGTGCCCCAGGCCTTACCCAGCGAGGCGATTAGCCGCCCCTTTGCCAACCGGGGCACCGAAAACAATTTGTTGGTGTTTAATGCCGCCGGCGTCCAAGGCTGGGACGCCGTGGCCCCGGGTCAAAGTGGCTTTATTGCCTCAAAAGGTCAGCCCAGCCCCCACGCGCTTGACCAGCTTGACATGTATCTAAGCTATGGCAAAAAGCCCATGCACTTTTTGGCGCAAGACGTGCAAAGCCATCAGCAATCCGTGACCCAGCTCAAAGTGATTGCCCCCTAG
- a CDS encoding ferritin-like domain-containing protein, whose translation MQPSPNPRELALSALQLDQPAAKIEAVAALWQCAQTYDWTHATVQQTLTCDTPLPGRPERPALVHPGQVPTRSVHTLLGRAALVHAICHIEFNAINLALDAVWRYSGMPTQFYLDWLRVAYEESTHFDMLQTHLKGLQPEQPWQYGSFDAHDGLWAMCEKTAHDITARMALVPRTLEARGLDATPLIQDKLRKVGTPDALQTVAILDVIVREEVGHVAIGNHWYKHLCKAQQRDQVAYYGELVARFDAPKLKPPFNNEARRAAGFNEAELAYLLA comes from the coding sequence ATGCAGCCTAGCCCAAACCCTCGCGAGCTGGCGTTAAGCGCCTTGCAACTAGACCAACCCGCAGCCAAAATCGAGGCCGTGGCTGCATTATGGCAATGCGCGCAAACCTATGACTGGACGCATGCGACAGTGCAACAAACACTGACTTGCGACACGCCACTGCCCGGTCGCCCAGAGCGCCCCGCGCTGGTACACCCCGGGCAAGTGCCCACACGATCGGTACACACATTACTAGGGCGCGCGGCCTTGGTACACGCAATTTGCCACATTGAGTTCAACGCCATCAACCTGGCCCTTGATGCGGTATGGCGCTACAGCGGCATGCCAACACAGTTTTACCTGGACTGGCTGCGCGTGGCTTATGAAGAGTCCACCCACTTTGACATGCTGCAAACCCACCTCAAAGGTCTGCAACCAGAGCAGCCATGGCAATACGGCAGCTTTGATGCCCACGATGGCCTATGGGCCATGTGCGAAAAGACAGCCCACGACATCACCGCACGCATGGCCTTGGTACCCCGCACCCTGGAGGCCAGAGGCTTGGACGCCACCCCACTGATCCAGGACAAACTGCGCAAAGTGGGCACACCCGACGCGCTTCAAACAGTCGCCATACTGGACGTTATTGTGCGAGAAGAAGTGGGCCACGTCGCTATTGGCAACCACTGGTACAAACACTTGTGCAAAGCACAACAACGCGACCAAGTAGCCTATTACGGCGAACTGGTCGCGCGTTTTGACGCGCCCAAACTGAAGCCGCCCTTCAACAACGAAGCCAGACGTGCTGCGGGCTTCAATGAGGCAGAGCTGGCCTACCTGCTGGCCTGA
- the eno gene encoding phosphopyruvate hydratase, which yields MSAIVDIVAREILDSRGNPTVECDVLLESGVMGRAAVPSGASTGVREAIELRDGDKSRYLGKGVLKAVDHINTEISEAVIGLDASEQAFLDKTLIDLDGTDNKSRLGANATLAVSMAVARAAAEEAGLPLYRYFGGMSGMQLPVPMMNVVNGGAHANNNLDLQELMIIPVGAPTFREALRWGAEVFHALKSILHDKGMSVAVGDEGGFAPNVESHEAAIQLILDAIHAAGYTPGEQIALGLDCAASEFYKDGQYCLDGEGLKLSAQEWTDMLATWVEKFPIISIEDGMAEGDWDGWKILSDRLKAKVQLVGDDLFVTNTKILKEGIDKGIGNSILIKINQIGTLTETFAAIEMAKRAGYTAVISHRSGETEDSTIADIAVGTNAGQIKTGSLSRSDRMAKYNQLLRIEEDLGDVAEYPGRAAFYNLR from the coding sequence ATGAGCGCCATTGTTGATATTGTTGCCCGCGAAATTTTAGACAGCCGTGGCAACCCCACCGTTGAATGTGACGTCTTGCTGGAGTCTGGCGTAATGGGTCGTGCGGCTGTGCCATCAGGCGCGTCTACAGGTGTGCGCGAGGCCATTGAGCTGCGCGACGGCGACAAAAGCCGCTACTTGGGCAAAGGCGTACTCAAAGCGGTAGACCACATCAACACCGAGATCTCTGAGGCCGTTATTGGTCTGGACGCTTCTGAGCAAGCCTTTCTGGACAAAACGCTGATCGACCTGGACGGCACAGACAACAAAAGCCGTCTAGGCGCCAATGCCACACTGGCTGTGTCCATGGCTGTGGCACGCGCTGCGGCTGAAGAAGCTGGCCTACCCCTTTACCGCTACTTTGGCGGCATGAGCGGCATGCAATTGCCTGTGCCCATGATGAACGTGGTCAATGGCGGTGCACATGCCAACAACAACCTGGACTTGCAAGAACTGATGATTATTCCGGTGGGCGCGCCCACCTTCCGCGAAGCCTTGCGTTGGGGCGCAGAGGTCTTTCACGCGCTCAAGAGCATATTGCACGACAAAGGTATGAGCGTAGCCGTTGGCGACGAAGGCGGCTTTGCCCCCAACGTCGAAAGTCACGAAGCGGCTATCCAGTTGATCTTGGATGCCATTCACGCGGCCGGTTACACACCAGGTGAGCAAATTGCGCTGGGCCTGGACTGCGCAGCCAGCGAATTCTACAAAGACGGTCAGTACTGCCTGGACGGCGAAGGTCTCAAACTGAGCGCTCAGGAGTGGACAGATATGCTGGCCACCTGGGTAGAGAAATTCCCCATCATCAGCATCGAAGACGGCATGGCTGAAGGCGATTGGGACGGCTGGAAAATATTGAGCGACCGCCTCAAAGCCAAAGTGCAACTGGTAGGCGACGACCTGTTTGTCACCAACACCAAGATTTTGAAAGAAGGCATTGACAAAGGCATTGGCAACTCAATCCTCATCAAGATCAACCAGATTGGTACGCTCACCGAGACCTTCGCCGCCATTGAAATGGCCAAGCGTGCAGGCTACACCGCCGTTATCAGCCACCGTTCTGGCGAGACTGAAGACTCCACCATTGCGGACATTGCTGTGGGCACCAACGCGGGCCAAATCAAAACCGGCTCACTCAGCCGCAGTGACCGTATGGCCAAGTACAACCAGCTGCTGCGCATAGAAGAAGACCTGGGCGATGTGGCCGAGTACCCAGGCCGCGCCGCGTTTTACAACCTGCGCTGA
- a CDS encoding ATP-binding protein, which yields MTASPQASAHGVFTVAVVGAESTGKSQLVQALRATAACTGFICHTVDEHLRAWVDTHQRTPQAHEQTSIANVQTEAAQQTHSQLAALAAPNEQRLLLLDTHAAMTAAYSAYYFNDNSLWDMAFAAQPAPQLVLLMGLDLPWQADGLQRDGQAAQLGVDRLLRDALQQRSISFQVVYGQGALRHNNAWQAITAAFAAHQRADAGHTKVGPGAALNFHAWGCEDCSDPDCERRLFKGLF from the coding sequence TTGACTGCATCACCGCAGGCCAGTGCACACGGTGTGTTTACCGTAGCTGTTGTAGGGGCCGAAAGCACCGGCAAAAGCCAGTTGGTGCAAGCGCTGCGCGCAACAGCGGCCTGTACCGGGTTCATCTGCCATACCGTTGATGAGCATTTACGCGCTTGGGTAGACACACACCAACGCACACCACAGGCGCATGAGCAAACAAGTATTGCCAACGTGCAAACCGAAGCGGCCCAACAAACCCACAGCCAACTGGCAGCGCTTGCTGCGCCCAACGAGCAGCGTTTGCTGCTGCTGGACACACATGCGGCAATGACGGCCGCTTACAGCGCTTACTACTTCAACGACAACAGCCTGTGGGACATGGCATTTGCCGCGCAGCCTGCGCCCCAGCTGGTGTTGCTAATGGGTTTAGACCTGCCGTGGCAAGCAGACGGCCTGCAGCGCGATGGCCAAGCAGCGCAGCTTGGCGTTGACCGATTGCTGCGAGACGCTTTGCAGCAACGCAGCATTTCGTTTCAAGTGGTCTACGGTCAAGGTGCACTGCGCCACAACAACGCGTGGCAAGCCATCACCGCAGCGTTTGCGGCTCATCAACGCGCAGACGCTGGCCACACCAAAGTTGGCCCTGGCGCAGCGCTTAACTTTCATGCCTGGGGCTGTGAAGACTGCAGCGACCCCGACTGCGAGCGGCGCTTGTTCAAAGGCCTGTTTTAA
- a CDS encoding HAD family phosphatase, translating to MASNTAVVFDFGGVVFHWQPAQLLQQVVPHLAPNEASALALKDAIFQGLTLTSDWALFDQGYIEPDALAQRIAARTGLAKADVAAVIAAIPEHLTAKRDTVALIEQLAAQGVPLFFLSNMPAPYARYLQTRHAFLKHFKAGVFSADVGCSKPDPRIYQLALAATGLQACDLVFVDDLTDNIDVAKSLGWRGVVFDHAAQCATELAPLLA from the coding sequence ATGGCCAGCAACACGGCAGTGGTGTTTGACTTTGGTGGCGTGGTTTTTCACTGGCAGCCAGCGCAGTTGTTGCAGCAAGTTGTGCCTCACCTTGCGCCCAATGAAGCGAGCGCACTGGCACTGAAAGACGCTATTTTTCAGGGTCTAACGCTCACCAGTGACTGGGCACTGTTTGACCAAGGCTACATTGAGCCCGACGCATTGGCGCAGCGTATTGCCGCACGTACTGGTCTTGCCAAGGCAGATGTGGCTGCTGTTATTGCGGCCATACCCGAGCATTTGACGGCCAAGCGCGATACGGTAGCGCTCATAGAGCAGTTGGCTGCGCAAGGTGTGCCGCTGTTCTTTTTGTCGAACATGCCTGCGCCCTATGCGCGTTACTTGCAAACAAGGCACGCCTTCTTGAAACACTTCAAAGCGGGTGTGTTTTCTGCAGACGTGGGCTGCAGCAAACCAGATCCACGCATATACCAGCTGGCGCTGGCGGCTACGGGACTGCAGGCTTGTGACCTGGTGTTTGTAGACGACCTGACCGACAACATAGACGTGGCCAAAAGCCTGGGCTGGCGTGGTGTGGTGTTTGACCATGCGGCGCAGTGCGCGACGGAGTTGGCCCCGTTGCTGGCTTAA
- a CDS encoding Hsp33 family molecular chaperone HslO: MSELHKFIFEGLPVRGAIVVLDDAWQDMLSKRSEAGAYPEPVQNLLGEMAAAAVLMQANIKFNGALVLQVQGDGPLKMAVAEVQSDFAVRATATLRGELVANATLSDMVNVNNEGRCAITLDPKDRLPGQQAYQGIVPLFDDNGQKINQLSEVLQHYMLQSEQLDTCLVLAANGERAAGLLIQRLPLAGEGNLAGQAQSNEDGIGKSEDYNRIATLASSLKPEELLSLDVETMLHRLFWEEPIARFIAPQGVDRPRFQCSCSKERVSNMLRSLGAEEVQSIIAERGDVEVGCEFCGAMYRFDPVDSAQLFTDASATPPDALQ, encoded by the coding sequence TTGTCCGAGTTACATAAGTTCATTTTTGAAGGTCTGCCCGTGCGTGGTGCCATTGTGGTGCTGGACGACGCGTGGCAAGACATGTTGTCCAAGCGCAGCGAGGCAGGCGCTTACCCCGAGCCTGTACAAAATTTGCTGGGCGAGATGGCTGCAGCCGCTGTGCTGATGCAAGCCAATATCAAGTTCAACGGCGCGTTGGTGTTGCAAGTGCAAGGCGATGGTCCATTGAAAATGGCCGTGGCAGAGGTGCAGTCAGACTTTGCGGTGCGGGCCACGGCTACGCTGCGGGGTGAGTTGGTGGCCAACGCCACACTCAGCGACATGGTGAACGTGAACAACGAGGGCCGCTGCGCCATTACGCTAGACCCCAAAGACCGTTTACCAGGCCAGCAGGCTTACCAGGGCATAGTGCCGCTGTTTGATGACAATGGTCAAAAAATCAACCAGCTCAGCGAGGTTCTGCAGCATTACATGTTGCAAAGTGAGCAGCTCGATACGTGCCTGGTGCTGGCCGCCAATGGCGAGCGTGCTGCGGGCTTGCTGATACAACGTTTGCCATTGGCTGGAGAAGGCAACCTCGCCGGCCAGGCCCAATCAAACGAAGACGGCATTGGCAAGAGCGAAGACTACAACCGCATTGCCACGTTGGCGTCCAGCCTCAAGCCTGAGGAGCTGCTAAGCCTGGATGTGGAAACAATGTTGCACCGTTTGTTTTGGGAAGAGCCCATTGCCCGCTTTATTGCGCCGCAAGGCGTTGACCGCCCGCGCTTTCAGTGCAGCTGTTCAAAAGAGCGCGTCAGCAACATGCTGCGCTCGCTGGGTGCCGAGGAGGTGCAAAGCATTATTGCTGAACGTGGCGACGTGGAAGTGGGCTGCGAGTTTTGTGGTGCCATGTACCGCTTTGACCCTGTAGACAGTGCGCAACTTTTTACAGATGCCAGCGCCACACCACCGGATGCCTTGCAGTGA
- a CDS encoding gamma carbonic anhydrase family protein, producing the protein MAIYQLDNDIPNIDPSAWVAEGAQVMGNVTMKANASVWFGAVVRGDTSSIHIGENSNIQDASVLHADVGMPLHIGDNVTVGHQVMLHGCTVGDGSLIGIGAVVLNGATIGKGCLVGAGSLVTEGKTFPDGSMILGSPAKVVKQLTPEQMDGLMQSAKHYVDNARRFQAGLKRLD; encoded by the coding sequence ATGGCGATTTATCAGCTAGACAACGACATACCCAATATTGACCCCAGCGCCTGGGTGGCTGAGGGCGCTCAGGTCATGGGCAACGTCACCATGAAAGCCAACGCCAGCGTGTGGTTTGGCGCGGTGGTGCGGGGTGACACCTCCTCCATTCACATTGGTGAAAACAGCAATATCCAAGACGCCAGCGTGTTGCACGCCGACGTAGGCATGCCCTTGCATATTGGTGACAACGTCACTGTTGGTCACCAGGTGATGTTGCACGGTTGCACCGTGGGCGACGGCTCGCTGATTGGTATCGGCGCTGTGGTACTCAATGGCGCCACGATCGGTAAAGGTTGCTTGGTGGGCGCAGGCTCATTGGTGACTGAGGGTAAAACGTTTCCCGACGGCAGCATGATTTTGGGTAGTCCAGCCAAGGTGGTCAAACAACTCACTCCCGAGCAAATGGATGGCTTGATGCAAAGCGCCAAACACTACGTGGACAACGCCAGGCGCTTTCAAGCAGGCTTAAAGCGCCTGGATTGA
- a CDS encoding CTP synthase: MTKFVFVTGGVVSSLGKGIASASLAALLESRGLKVTLIKLDPYLNVDPGTMSPFQHGEVFVTDDGAETDLDLGHYERFIETRMKKANNFTTGQIYKSVLEKERRGDYLGKTVQVIPHVTNEIQDFVKRGAGVGTPDAVDVAIVEIGGTVGDIESLPFLEAVRQLSLRMGPNMAAFVHLTYLPWIPTAGELKTKPTQHTVQKMREIGIQPDALLCRADRNIPEEEREKISLFTNVAEWGVISMPDVDTIYKVPRVLHEQGLDGLICDKLRLNTPPANLSRWDSLVAEVANPQGEVNIAMVGKYVDLSDSYKSVNEALRHAGLKNHHKVNISYVDSENITAGNVKQLEAFDAILVPGGFGSRGVEGKICTARFAREGQVPYLGICLGMQVATIEFARHVAGLKDANSTEFDPATKTPVIALIDEWLDADGSIQKRNAKSDLGGTMRLGAQSSDVTPGTLAHGIYGDVVTERHRHRYEANVNYLDTLRDAGLVISALTQREQLTEIVELPSSVHPWYVGVQFHPEFKSTPWDGHPLFNAFIKAAITNKSADKAKVAS; this comes from the coding sequence ATGACCAAATTCGTCTTCGTTACTGGCGGTGTGGTGTCCTCATTGGGTAAGGGCATCGCTTCTGCATCATTGGCCGCACTTTTAGAGTCTCGCGGCCTCAAAGTTACCCTCATCAAGCTAGACCCGTATCTCAACGTTGACCCCGGCACCATGTCGCCGTTTCAGCACGGAGAGGTGTTTGTGACCGACGATGGCGCAGAGACCGACTTAGACTTAGGCCACTACGAGCGCTTCATTGAAACGCGCATGAAAAAGGCCAATAACTTCACAACCGGCCAAATTTACAAGAGTGTTCTCGAAAAAGAACGCCGCGGCGACTATTTGGGCAAAACCGTGCAGGTCATTCCACACGTGACCAACGAGATTCAAGACTTTGTCAAGCGCGGCGCAGGTGTGGGCACGCCAGACGCTGTTGACGTGGCCATTGTTGAAATTGGCGGCACCGTAGGTGACATTGAATCACTGCCGTTTTTAGAGGCCGTGCGACAGCTCAGCCTGCGCATGGGCCCCAACATGGCAGCGTTTGTGCACCTCACTTACCTGCCCTGGATTCCAACGGCTGGCGAACTGAAAACCAAGCCCACACAGCACACTGTGCAAAAAATGCGCGAAATCGGTATCCAGCCAGACGCCTTGCTGTGCCGCGCAGACCGCAACATTCCAGAAGAAGAGCGCGAGAAAATTTCGCTGTTTACCAACGTGGCCGAGTGGGGTGTCATTTCCATGCCAGACGTGGACACCATTTACAAAGTACCGCGCGTGCTGCACGAGCAAGGCCTGGACGGCCTCATTTGTGACAAGCTGCGCCTCAACACACCACCTGCCAACCTCAGCCGTTGGGACAGCCTGGTGGCTGAAGTGGCCAACCCACAAGGCGAAGTCAACATCGCCATGGTCGGCAAATACGTTGACTTGTCGGACAGCTACAAGTCGGTCAACGAGGCGCTGCGCCACGCTGGTCTCAAAAACCACCACAAAGTCAACATCTCCTATGTTGACTCAGAGAACATTACCGCAGGCAACGTCAAACAGCTGGAGGCCTTTGATGCCATTCTGGTACCTGGCGGCTTTGGCTCGCGCGGCGTTGAAGGCAAGATTTGCACCGCCAGATTTGCCCGCGAAGGTCAAGTGCCCTATCTCGGCATTTGCTTGGGCATGCAAGTAGCCACCATTGAGTTTGCCCGCCACGTCGCAGGCCTGAAAGACGCCAACTCCACAGAGTTTGACCCTGCCACCAAAACGCCTGTGATCGCACTGATAGACGAATGGCTGGATGCCGACGGCTCTATTCAAAAGCGCAACGCCAAGTCAGACCTGGGCGGCACCATGCGTCTGGGCGCGCAAAGCTCGGACGTGACACCCGGCACCTTGGCACACGGCATTTATGGCGATGTGGTGACCGAACGCCATCGCCACCGCTACGAGGCCAATGTGAACTACCTGGACACATTGCGCGATGCAGGCTTGGTAATTTCAGCGCTGACACAACGCGAGCAACTCACCGAAATTGTCGAACTGCCCAGCAGCGTCCATCCCTGGTATGTAGGCGTACAGTTCCACCCTGAGTTCAAATCCACACCTTGGGACGGCCACCCCTTGTTCAACGCTTTTATCAAGGCCGCCATTACAAACAAGTCTGCCGATAAGGCAAAGGTTGCATCATGA
- the kdsA gene encoding 3-deoxy-8-phosphooctulonate synthase, translated as MKLCHFEAGLDKPFFLIAGPCVIESEQLQMDTAGTLKEIADELGIPFIFKSSFDKANRSSGSTFRGPGIDAGLAILAKVKKELGVPVLTDVHDIGQIADVASVVDVLQTPAFLCRQTDFIRAVAQSGKPVNIKKGQFLAPHDMKNVIDKARAAATEAGLEADNFMACERGASFGYNNLVSDMRSLSIMRETGAPVVFDATHSVQLPGGQGTSSGGMREMVPVLSRAAVAVGVAGLFMETHPNPAVAMSDGPNAVPLKHMRALLQTLVALDKVTKASPFLENDFN; from the coding sequence ATGAAACTGTGTCACTTTGAAGCCGGCTTGGACAAGCCGTTTTTCCTGATTGCGGGCCCCTGCGTGATCGAGTCCGAGCAACTGCAAATGGACACTGCCGGCACGCTCAAAGAAATAGCCGACGAACTGGGCATTCCGTTTATCTTCAAAAGCAGCTTTGACAAAGCCAACCGCTCCAGCGGCTCTACCTTTAGGGGTCCAGGCATTGATGCGGGCCTGGCCATTTTGGCCAAAGTCAAAAAAGAGCTGGGCGTGCCCGTGCTCACAGACGTACACGACATTGGTCAAATTGCAGACGTTGCCAGCGTGGTGGATGTGTTGCAAACACCTGCTTTTTTGTGCCGCCAAACCGACTTTATTCGCGCCGTGGCGCAAAGCGGTAAGCCGGTCAACATCAAAAAAGGCCAGTTTTTAGCGCCGCATGACATGAAAAACGTCATAGACAAAGCGCGCGCTGCCGCCACAGAGGCTGGTCTTGAAGCCGATAACTTCATGGCCTGCGAGCGTGGTGCCAGCTTTGGCTACAACAACCTGGTGTCTGACATGCGCAGCTTGTCCATCATGCGGGAAACCGGCGCGCCTGTGGTGTTTGACGCCACGCACAGTGTGCAGCTGCCAGGCGGCCAGGGCACCAGCAGCGGCGGCATGCGCGAAATGGTGCCCGTGTTGTCGCGCGCTGCAGTGGCTGTAGGCGTTGCCGGTTTGTTTATGGAGACGCACCCCAACCCCGCCGTGGCCATGAGCGACGGCCCCAATGCTGTGCCGCTCAAGCACATGCGGGCCTTGTTGCAAACCTTGGTAGCCTTGGACAAGGTCACCAAAGCCTCACCCTTTTTAGAAAACGACTTCAACTAA
- a CDS encoding septum formation initiator family protein produces the protein MAVRPYIVPAALLALLLALQAQLWFGRGSVPSVDALKAKLEQLEADNAAMRLANEQLASEVRDLQEGLEVVEAYARQELGMVKANEIFVQYAKPAPSAAQTTSP, from the coding sequence ATGGCTGTGCGTCCTTACATTGTTCCAGCGGCGTTATTGGCGCTGCTTTTGGCATTGCAAGCACAGCTGTGGTTTGGGCGGGGTAGCGTGCCGTCTGTAGATGCGCTAAAGGCCAAACTGGAGCAGCTTGAGGCGGACAATGCTGCCATGCGCTTGGCCAACGAGCAGCTGGCAAGCGAAGTGCGCGATCTGCAAGAAGGCCTGGAGGTCGTAGAGGCCTATGCCCGCCAAGAGCTGGGCATGGTCAAGGCCAACGAGATCTTTGTGCAATACGCCAAACCTGCGCCCAGCGCTGCGCAAACCACCAGCCCTTGA